Genomic window (Zingiber officinale cultivar Zhangliang chromosome 2B, Zo_v1.1, whole genome shotgun sequence):
AAGAACAGTTTGAATATTGGGAGTAAACATGGTATACTGCACATAAGGACCACTGATATATTAACAAAGTTAACCATAGGAATcgagtttaaaaaaaaactataattgtCAAACTAATCACATGACAATCTATTTACTATTAATTGAGGACATACATTTGACTAGCAGAATGAACTTGATTAGGTGAACCTACCATCATTTTTTTTACAAAGATGAACAATAGTCTTGTTTGAGTTGTCTTTGAGATTGTTTAGTTTGTTTGAAATAAAGAGAGTTCTGATGTCTGCAAGAATTTGTTCAAAGTATTGATGAAACTTTAGGCCTACGGTTTCGTTTTCTGTTGCTTGAGCTAGTGTGTGTGACAGACAAAGTTCAAATGTTTGACTACTAATATTAGTTTCAGGATATGCACACATCTTAAGGAAATAAGAAGGTGGTTTTCCCTTAATTATGGGAGACACTTGCATGTGAAAATCTGGGTGCCCTATAGCAAACAAAGCCATCAGTGGGATCATGCTTCACTATCGAGCTTCCAGCAAGGTCATATGCATTTGTCCATTCTAAGCTTTCGTAGTTGTAATAGGTGGATCCTACTGGCCAAGGAAAAGAACAGACTACCACATTATACCTAAAAATATGTGACTCAACCAAAGCTCCAACTTCTCTCATTAACCAAATCTCCTTCTGCACAATGAATTAGATATATTTCATTAGCAATTTCTCtttcaacatgtttctaggtaGCAAGTCTGGCGACTAAATACTGTTCTgtttatttttaatcaatattgaACAGTAGAAACATCACTTGAGCAAGGATTTTAACTTTCGATTGCAATGAAACTTCTTCAACAATGGTAAAagattaaataaataaagattcAGGAAACAAGAAGCCTTTAGCTCAAAAACTTACTTATGTCACAAAATGTCATAAGTTCATTTGGGGAAAAAAAAGTTATAAGTTCATTCACATAAGTTTCAGTTAACCAAACAGAAAGTCACCATAGACCAATTTACTTTAATAGTTGAATATGCAGTTCTTTGGGTTGTAACATCAATTATCCAGTTGATTCACAGCTAGCTTGATAGATGCAATATAAACTACCACTATCATTATAATAATCTTGTTATCTTCGAAGACAAACAAAAATGGAGTCAGTGTGAAAAAGGATTTGGAAACAATAATGTGAATCAGAGCTAAGGTTACTGGTTGCTTTGACATGACACCTAATCCTGCGAAAGACatgtatttaaacttaattatgctAATTGCGGTAGCGAATAGCCTCGATGCAACCTATTTTAGTGAACAATACACACCTATCAAATTAACATCTGATAATTAAACAGTTGCAATTAATACGTGCTACAGGGCAGCTATGTGCTCTAAGAACAAATTCCCATTAAAATAAAACAATTGTTGTTTCAAATATGGCAGAGTTGTTCTACGTGGTTAATCACCAGAATAGATTAAAGCCACATAGTTGTAGAGTAAGTGAATTGGATTGAAGTATCTGAAGCCTTGAACTCAATCATATTCTCAAAGAAAAGAGGAATGGATTTGGCAAATAATGATTAGTATAGCAGTAAAGAAGTAgcaataattttcctttttttagttAAAAGAAACATTAATTTGAAGCCGAGAGAGAAGAGCATACCATCTAAACAAGTATAAGCGACACAAGGggagcgtcccatggctcacccCCTGCCTTAAGCTCACCGGGCTGCACGCCACTCGGATCGGCAACTTTCCGGTGCTGGAACCGCCCACCCGAAGCCCCACCCTAGTTCTCAGATTCACCCCgagcttcatctccttcctcctgAACCCCGCTTGGATCCTTCCGCCGGCAACCTCGTCCACCGCCATCGCTTTGGCCGCCGTCTTGAAGCGCACCACCGTCCGATTTCTCCTACCCTGTTCGAACCCTGCGATCTCCGCCGCTCCCACATCCACGTCGCCATCATCGTCCGCCACCCTCACCCGCGCCTCCCAGTCCCCGTACTCGAGCACAATCTTCCCGTTGGGGTTGGAAACGAGGATCCCGACGGAAGTGGAGACATCGAGGAATGTGCCGTCGGGCCGAGAGGAGACTCGGAGGCGTGTGGCGTTTAGCGACTCGAGACGGAAGGAGGGGAGCCGCGGCTGGAACCAGAGGTAGGCGAGCCCGGCGGCGACCGCAATGAGGGCGGCCAAGGCGAGAACAACTACGGAGGCCCAGCAGCAGAGGCGGCAGCAGCAGGAGCGCCGAGAGCGGTGGCGGCGGGGGAGTGGCTTCCCGGGCTGGCGGAAAGATGGCGGAAGCGGTCGCCGCCTGGGAGGCGCCTTCGGAACGGTCGGGGGCGGCGCCTCCGGATCTCGATAACCCGGCGGCTTGTGGATCACCGGCTTCAAGGTAGGCTTCGCTTCCGCCATTCACTCGAATctccaaaaaaaaattctcaaacaaacaaacgaaaaatcaaaagaataatcGGTAAAAATCCGTGCTCGTGTCTGATATTTCGGAGGCGCCAAATCAAGGAAGTAAGACTCGTCGGAATTGAGATGGGGAACGGCGATGCCGGCGGGCGACGCCGGAGAGAAGGGGACGAAGACAAGGCCCTCTCAAGATTCGTGAAGTCACGGGATCGCAGAGATCGGACGGGGAAGGAGGTCGGCCATCGGTGGCGGTTCTAGCGAGGTGAGATAAGAGGGAGAGGAGTGTGGTGGTGGACAACGCAGACGAGAGTGTGGGTCTTAAATCGCACGCGCAGCTCCGGAGAAATGGTGACGTGTCAACATGGCAGATGGGTGGGGCCCATTTCCACTGTATCCATTTAACTATAATCAAACTTTTTAATGATGACGATCAAATTCTTTCTTCCATTTATTTCCGTTCAtcttatttatttagaaataacaaaaaaaaaaaaaaaaaaaaaaagaaaaagtaattaaCTGATTTATGCTTTGTTTGTTAGAAAGTTGTCATCATTACTAATATAAACACGGACGCCtaataataaaattgatttattattattacgaAGTCAAGAATAATAATTCGACTGAGACAAAGAAATTGAATTtttatgattatttttttaattgagctATCTTATGTCTACATCTACTACGTAGCTTGCACATAGTAGTTTCTTTTTCTCCTCTGAGCTTAAGTCCAACTAGTCGTTGGAGAAATTGTATATTTCTGcatattgaaattattttttttctcattttttttgtttttgttttagtcTTGAATATATCTTAATGGAATTCGAATCCTTACTCTTACTCTTATTGTTTCCCGATCAAAATTATTTACTCTTGTAAGTGTCTCGAGCGTCATCATGGAAGTTGggatgtttattttttaaaaaaaaaatattatttttttaaaaaaataaagatttttatataaatttagttttttgaatttttgagatataaaattattaattaattttttatattcaaattttaataataaaattttctcaattgataaaattactaaattatttattttttaaaaaatattcaacataaataaaactttattcaaGCTACAGAAACAAGTATAGTCAAAAATATTCTATAAGATATTCATGTATTgaaaaaagaaattattttttttataaggaaaTCTTGGTGTAACGGTAAAGTTGATATTTTGTGATCAAAAGGTTACGAATTTGAATCCTGAAAACAGTCTTTTACAAAAAACAGGATAAGACTGCGTATACAAGGACCCCGTATAGCAGGAGCTTTGTGCACCGAGCTATCTTTTTTTAAGGATCAATATTTCGAATGTTGTTTTAATTCtggatttattatttcttttataaattttaattctaaaattaaatctaaacaaTATCAGATAACATATCATGTATTAGAAATAGAGCTGTAAATAAGCCATATTGAGGTGAACTTTGgggtatttaagtttatttgataaaataattgaGTCAAGCTGAGCCTAATTTAAAATGAATCAAgcctttgaaatgattgttcaagcttggcttgatttaatttttataagtttgagcatgtttgaaacttgacttgagcttggtttgttgagatgttatcgagctctcaattcaagcttgacttgagtttGGTTTCAAGCTTaatttatttagatgttatcaagctctcaattcaagtttgtttgcttatttgaaacttttacttatttgattggttattgagctcgATAATTCAAACTTAGtgatgtatttatatttatttagtttattgataaaagttttattaatgaacatggtAAGTGAACATTGTTCAAGAATATTGTTTACGAATGTTGTTTACAAATATTAACGatctgaacacatatgtgttcaaatttttttgtttagtttaatgagttattcaagcttgtttatgtAACTGATATTGTGTATagtgaatgaacataaacaaattCTTATCAATCCGAATATTAAGTTTGTTCACAAACGTTTGATTCATTTATAGccctaattagaaaattttcaaaatttaaatatttttttttaaaaatcattatcagGCAATTTAAACTTTCTAtgtcatataaaaaattaaaattattatattttaaattgttcaaacCTACTTTAAAGTGAAGAAATAATATaatcaataatataattaaagtaattaattttaaaagatttttatgtgAAACTTTCacctcatttattttatttttattaaattatttgttTCCTCTAATTACacattttcataaaattttaattatatattcatTTTATTTGCATTCTCTTTAGTTGAAATCATAACTAGATATGAACTCTTTTTCTTTAAATAAAAAGACTTTTTAACTAATGAGGAGGGAGaatcatatgaggaaggaaaagaGCGTGAAATACTAATGAGATAGGGAAAGGGTACAACTTGGGTTTTGAGAGATATTGAAAAGGAAATAGTTGATTATGTTTAGGGTTTATAAGTCTTATAAAATAAGTATATAATTAAATGGGTTATTGTTgcctaattttaaaataagtggaaagaaaaaaaacaataacaagaaataaataaACCAATTACGAAATGAAGTGTAGCATGACATTTATTAAGGGATAAGTGGAAGGTGTTTAATTGAGAATTGGCACCGACCAAAATACGAACTTGCATGACATTTATTGATGTGGGCACACATAAAAATATAACATCATTAATTTATATTGGATGGCAAATTAAAATTAATGGTTAAATGTTAAAATTAATGGACCTTAATTTTATTGGACCTATGCATAGGTCTTAATAGAATGTGTCTTAAGCCGGTCCTAAGAGTCAATTTACTTGGGGAGAGttgaaatcaaaattaaaaaaaaaaaattcatagtgaaaatttttttatcgtttacttcattaaaatttttagatagaaGAAAAACGCAATCTATCAACGGATGATTTTGGAGCCAAAATTGATCCTCTCAAAATCAGACGGAAAGCAATGGatggaaaaaaaatgacgcatgtaacACTTTTCATTCACAAAATTATACCGTATATCAAAAAAATGACGCACGTAccctttttaactcacaaaattactCATGTATCtaaaaaatgacgcatgcacccttttttatttacaaaattacgtTGTATATATCCATCTTCTTCTATCAAGATAAACAAGTATGCAAAAGAAGAGATTTAtttaccctttctcttctcttcctctgagGATAATTTTTCACTATAGATttctttcccttcctcattcgcGCTTTAGAGTAAACAGAGTATAAGTCTAGTGACCAGTGAATAggatttaagtattttttttacttttctttttaccAAAGACGGAAGTTACTGGTCGCTACCTCTTCATTGGTTCTAACGGTTGGAAATGTATATGAAAAAGAGatgaaaaaggaagaagaagactttaTTATGAATGAGACTTTAATCTACATTAGGAGTTTCAAGATATTATGATTGATTTATAATGTATCACTAATATTGATGTTGTGATATAACAAAatggaacaaccaatattttgtcAACCAAATTATTCTTTTGTTTGTTAGATGTATTAATTGATGATTGATGAAGAATTTGTAACCGACTGAGTGAAAAAGTCGACTATTGATGGTCAACGACTGCCATTTCGAGTTAAATGTGTAATGACGATAAATGTCATTTATTTAGTCATTTACAGTATAACAGGCATCAAATTTATATATAAGGAGGTCATGACTTTGAGTAAAAGAGAAGGAATTGAAATTGttccaccttcgttcctttagTTCTCTTTATTGTGTTTTTTCACTTGACGATCTATTTGTGATGGTGTTCGGGTACAATCTTAGTTAGCCATAACCGACTTGTGCTTGGTGGTGATCGTAGTAGTCTGTTGTTGTATCTTGGAAAACAGCCTTTTGCGATGACCTCTAAGTACCACTGAAGGGGATAAATCCATTTAAGGAAACTATGTCAAATGCAGGCCTCAACatcttcctttcctttcctttccttgctaGATGCAGATACTCACTCAGGCTCGATTGACATTGGCAGTCAGGCGATTTCTCTCCAGACTCGATGTTCGACGATCCACTCGACAGTTGGGCGATTTCTCTCCTGACTTGGCATTTCCATTCGGCCAACTCGGTAGTCAAGCAACGCATTGACTCGGTGTCCCGACTTAGCATCCCGACTCGGCGTCTCGACTTGGCAATCCTATTGAGCGCTATGACACTTCAACCAACTCAAGCACTCGACAAATTGAGCAATTGACGATGTGGGCCCTTGGTAGCTCACCTCGGATAACCAAGTAGCACAAAGCTTGTAGTATAAGATTATCAGTTCAGGTCATTTAACAAATAAGTTTGAAGTTGTAATTTTAATTCAGCAAATTCTTCTATATCTCCAACAAAGATTCTTCAACAATCTTAAAACATAATTATTCTGTTAAGATAACCACATAGATTGTTGAGGTGTAATAAAATCATCATATAAAGGCCCCTTCTGCCTCGATTGAAAATATTTCAATCAATCACTAGGAAAAGCTAGAAAAGTTCATTAGGTTGAACTTCAAGCACTGCCAGTagaagatgttcttctacttGACCATGCTAAACATGACTCAGTTCTTGACAGAGGAACTTCCCAAGTTTGTTAAGGATGCTACTGATGTTCAAAAGGCAATCTGTACACTGGAAGCATAAAACCATTTTGAGTTCCTATGTTGGAACTACATCCTCAATTAATTGTATTATCGTCTCATTGTATGCTATGTATAACACGATGAAAATGGCTAAGGAACTATGAGAGTCTctagacaagaaatacaagacggaggatgcataGACCAAGAAATTCATCATTGGTTAACTCTTAGACTATAAGATAGTTGACTCCAAGATAATGATCAACTAAGTCCAAAAGCTTCAAATGATCTTACACAAAATTCACTTAGAAGGCATGAGTAAAACCTTTTAGATGACAATTATTATTCAGAACTATTATTGACCAGGATAATATTTTTAGCAGATATATTCATTGtaacaattaaatatttttttacaattaaatatttaaaaaaatagaatttggttagaaaaatcatgataatttttcgaaacatataaaatttaatttctatccaaaaaaaattaaggttttcaaaaataatgtgtgagaattttttaataataaaaaatttattttctaaaaaaaattgtaattaattgataatatttgaaaaatatagaatatttttattttgatagagaacatcattttttatagcaaaaaaataaaattttcaaaaatacgtgccaaatttttaaattttaaaaatataattttcattgaacaattcataaaaaataacttaataggcaaaatattttgaaaatatttctattaGTAGATTATATTTTCCTTTTACACAAATAAAATTTcgagaaaaaaatatgataaaaaaattgacaaaataattgattttacaaaaagaataaatcaagttaattaatttcTTTAACATGCATAGAAATTAATTTATTGAACTAAACATGATTTTAATATCTAAAATAAATTATTCCCTActagattaataaaaaaatcttCCTGCTATATAAGTTTTACGATTTTTTATAATTTGACCTTTGtaaaatctaaaatatcaattaagcccTTTGTAAttcttaaattttgaaattcaaagaatattcAAATTTTCACATGCATAGTCATTCTTAAAATTTTGTAtttgtgtttttaatttttaatttttattttcattttaaattattaaaatcttcTAACCTGCATACATTTGCTAAGGTCAATTTTaactttgtattttatttttctaatttaaccatATTTTTAGCAAGtattttaataaacttaaataactCTTCAGGAGATCAGgaatgtaccttacttaccttgatGACTTTGTTATCCAATGCTTCTCCTTCATCACTGCTTTCTTCTAAAGATTCTCTTCCTTTATTGATGTTTATTTTTGAGGAACTTTCATCAATCCTCTGGTGGTCTACCATTAGGACTAATCTATCATACTCTTTTAACTTCgattttgatgatgatgatttatCCCATGTCACCTTTTGGGTCTTGTGCTTCAATCTTGTTGGTTTTTCGCCCttgtctttttccttcttctttaatTTAGGGCAGCTATCCATGATGTACCTTTTTTTTTAACAGTTGTAGCATTGAACTTTCCTTTTGTTCTGAATGTGCTTCTTTACCTGCGACATTAAATTTATTAGCTTTaagaaatttactaaattttttttaccataaAGGTTGCTTTGTCTTCGTCGATGGATGCTTCGGAGTCTGGATCGTCTgttcttgccttcagggcaaTTTTTTGACTTGGTTCCTTCTTTAATTCTAaacatctagattcatgaagttctaaagtgaaaaataaactttctaatgtaCTTACATCTAGATTTTTAGAAATATAGCAGGAGTCGATTATTAAGGACCATTCGAGTGTCCTCTGAAAAGCATTCAATGCATACATTAGAGAATCTCAATTTGTTACTTTTTTTTTTGAGATTCGTAAGTTCGGTGATTAGCTCTTTTCAGTTTGGCATGTAGTTGcactactgactctccttctttcagCCGGAGGTTCGTTAGTTGGTTCCGGAGAAGGCCCTATTTTGCGAGCTTTTCTTCTAACGTTCATTCATGTAGCTCTAGGAACTTTTCTCAAAGTTCCTTTGCTAATTTGTAGAGGTTGATCTTGCTAATTTCTTGAGGTGGTAACATGCTTAGCAGGTAGAATTCGGCTCGTCCATTCGCCACAAGGTTCgcttgctctttctttgtccaaaggtactcttctttttcttcgcatttttgatcttttggaactgcaaaaccatatttgatTATCAATAAAACTTTAaagttggttttaaaaaaaaaatacctccattcacttACACTATAGGGTGACCTCCACCTCGAATTTTGGCGAATAAATACTCGGTCTGACCATCGTCTTGTTTAC
Coding sequences:
- the LOC122045346 gene encoding NDR1/HIN1-like protein 6; the protein is MAEAKPTLKPVIHKPPGYRDPEAPPPTVPKAPPRRRPLPPSFRQPGKPLPRRHRSRRSCCCRLCCWASVVVLALAALIAVAAGLAYLWFQPRLPSFRLESLNATRLRVSSRPDGTFLDVSTSVGILVSNPNGKIVLEYGDWEARVRVADDDGDVDVGAAEIAGFEQGRRNRTVVRFKTAAKAMAVDEVAGGRIQAGFRRKEMKLGVNLRTRVGLRVGGSSTGKLPIRVACSPVSLRQGVSHGTLPLCRLYLFRWINLQKKGS